In Deltaproteobacteria bacterium, the genomic window CTGTGGTTAATTATCTTCTCCCAACCGACACCTCTATTTCGCGGTTAAAGGTTGACATGGCACACCATCGTCGATAGCTTTCTTTCGGCTGACGGGGTCCGGTTCTCAGATAAATTTAAATCATCATGGCGACGGTCGACGAAACCAAGTCACGGCTTATGCGCGGCGTGGTGCAGGCCAACATGGAGGTCCTGCAAGGCGTCAAGCTACGCCGAATTGACCGGCGCCGCCGTTTCGTCCTGCCCTGGCTTTTCGCTAGTTTGGCGTTGGCCAGTGGAACCTATTTCATCCGGCCGGGCGCTTGGGACGCGGCCCACCGCGCGGCGAGCGCCAACAGCGATCACGCCCTGACGAATCCAATGACTGCGCCCATCCCGGCGCTGAACATCGACCAGACGCCGGAGTCGGCAGCTTCCCTCGACAATCCGCGCCCCATCGACCGCGGCGCGATTCCGCTATCGGTGCGAAGAATCGTTATCGATCCCGGTCACGGCGGCGAGCCCGGCGCGTTGTCGGAATCCGGCGTGACGGAAAAAGAGATTACTTTGGATATCGCTCTTCGTTTGCGCCGGCTGATGGCGCAGGAGCCGTTTGAAGTGTTCTTAACCCGCCAAACCGACCGTCTCGTGCCCCTCGACAAACGGGTCGCCTTCGCCAACGAAAACAAAGCCGACCTGTTCGTGTCGATTCACGTCAACTGGATGGAGCCGCGCACCATTCGCGCCTTGGAAACCTATTATGTCGGCCCCAGCGACGATCCCGCCACGCTCAAACTCGCCGGGCGGGAGAATAAAGATTCCGGCTATTCCTTGTCGGACTATAAAAAAATTCTCGAAAAGATTTACGTCGACGCGCGCCACGACGAATCGCGAGTGCTGGCCAAAACCATTCAAACCCAGCTCTATCACACGCTCAAGCCGGCCAATCCGGCGGTGGAAAATCGCGGCGTCAAAAGCGCACCCTTCGTGGTTTTGATCGGCACCCAGATGCCGGCGATCCTGGCGGAGATCGCCTGTCTTTCGAACGACGATGAAGCGCTGTTATTGACAAAAGAGGCGTATCGCGAAAATATCGCGTTGGCATTGTTTCAAGGGATTCGTGCCTACGCGCGCAACCTCAACGGCCCCGGCAAGAAAGGTAATTGACTCATGGAAGAATCCAACGAAACGCTTTGCGTCGGCATCGACCTCGGCACATCGCGCAGCTCGATCTCGGCATCCAACGGCGAGCGCCATGTCATCGATAGCTACGTTGGCTGGCCCTTGGACATGGTGGCGCGCAAGTTGGTCAAAAAGTCGGTGCTGGTCGGCCGCGAAGCGCTCGACAACCGCTCCATGCTCGATCTGCGCCGGCCGCTGGAACGCGGCGTCATGAAAGAGGGTTCGGAAAAAGATCAGGAAGCGGTGCAGGAAATCCTCCGTCATCTGATCAACGTCGCCGGCATCAAGCAAAAAAATAAAGGCAAAGCCCGGGTGCGCGCCGTGGTCGGCGTGCCCGCCGAAGCGTTTCGCGCCGCCGAAGAAATCCACGGCGAGCTCGATAAATCCATGGAAACTCTGCGTCAGACTTTGGACACCATGTTGCCCGCCGCCAGCCAACCGGCGAACAATCGCGGCAAACCGATGATCCAGCTCTCCGAACCGGTCAAGCCGAACTGAAAACCATTCCATAACAACTCGACGACCGGAGGTTATCTCGATGAAACTACTAAAGGGAGGATTGGCACTGGCGCTGACGCTGTGGCCGCAATACTTATGGCTGAAGACGTGATC contains:
- a CDS encoding N-acetylmuramoyl-L-alanine amidase; translation: MATVDETKSRLMRGVVQANMEVLQGVKLRRIDRRRRFVLPWLFASLALASGTYFIRPGAWDAAHRAASANSDHALTNPMTAPIPALNIDQTPESAASLDNPRPIDRGAIPLSVRRIVIDPGHGGEPGALSESGVTEKEITLDIALRLRRLMAQEPFEVFLTRQTDRLVPLDKRVAFANENKADLFVSIHVNWMEPRTIRALETYYVGPSDDPATLKLAGRENKDSGYSLSDYKKILEKIYVDARHDESRVLAKTIQTQLYHTLKPANPAVENRGVKSAPFVVLIGTQMPAILAEIACLSNDDEALLLTKEAYRENIALALFQGIRAYARNLNGPGKKGN